The genomic segment ATCACCGTGCCCACCCAGGACATGGTGCTCGGACTTTACTACCTGACGAAGGCTCACAAGGGGGCGAAGGGCGAAGGCCGCGTGTTCGCGAATACGGAAGAAGTGCTGATGGCGCTCGAAGCGAAGGAGCTCGAGACGCTCTCGCCGATCCGTCTGCGCTACACCGGCAAGGTCCTCGACATGACCACGGCGTACGACGATCAGGATCTGACGCACACCGAGGCAGTCGACTTTGACGGCGACTACATCAACACCACCGTGGGCCGGGTGATCCTGAACGACGCGCTGCCGGCGGGCATGCCGTTCATCAACGGCCTGCTCAAGAAGAAGGGCATCGGCCAGCTGGTGAACTATTGCAACCAGAACCTCGGACTCGAGGTGACGGTGCGCATGCTCGACCGAATCAAGTCGCTCGGCTTCCAGTTCGCCACGCGCTCGGGTCTGTCGGTTGGTCTGGACGACATGGTCATCCCGGCGTCGAAGTACACCGTCGTTGAAGAAGCCGACCGCAAGGTGATCGAAGTCCAGAAGCAGTACATGGACGGCGCCATTACCAACGGCGAGCGTTCGAACAAGGTCATCCAGATGTGGTCGGCCGTTACCGATAAGGTCGCGGACGAAATGTTCGGCAACATGAAGCGCGCGGACGAAGAAGGCGCCATGAACCCGATCTACATCATGGCCGACTCCGGCGCCCGTGGTTCGAAGCAGCAGATCCGTCAGCTCTCGGGTATGCGCGGACTGATGGCCAAGCCCTCGGGCGAAGTCATCGAAACCCCCATCACCGCGAACTTCCGCGAAGGCCTCACGGTGCTCGAGTACTTCATCTCGACGCACGGTGCTCGTAAGGGTCTGGCCGATACGGCTCTCAAGACGGCCGACTCGGGCTACCTCACCCGCCGTCTCGTCGACGTGGCGCAGGACGTCATCGTCACCGAGTACGACTGCGGAACGAGCGAAGGTATTGACGTCACCGCCATCGTCGAGTCGGGCGAGATTATCGAGCCGCTGCGCGACCGCATCATCGGCCGCGTGTCGCTCGAGAAGATCAAGGACTACGACGGCAACGTTGTCATCGAGATCAACCAGCAGATCGATGAAGACATCGCTTCCGCCATTCAGGGCGCGGGCGTTGAGAAGGTGAAGATTCGCTCCGTGCTCACCTGCGAATCGCGTCGCGGCGTTTGCGCTCTGTGCTACGGCCGTAACCTCGGCTCAGGCCGCATGGTCGAACTCGGCGAAACCTGCGGCGTCATCGCAGCGCAGTCCATCGGAGAGCCCGGCACGCAGCTCACCATGCGTACCTTCCACGTCGGCGGCACGGCCAGCCGTGTTGCTGACCAGTCACGCCTCGATGCCAAGAACAACGGCACCGTGCGCTACTTCAACCTGAACACCGTCGAAAGCAAGGACGGCTCGCAGGTCGCCATGAACCGCTCCGGCTCGATTGCCATCGTCGACGACCGCAATCGCGAGAAGGAGCGCTACGTGGTGGTCTATGGTGCGCGCCTGAAGGTGAAGGATGGAGACAAGGTAAAGCTCGGCGATCTGCTGGCTGAGTGGGATCCTTACACCTACTCCATTCTCACGGAAATCGGCGGCACGGTGCAGTTCAAGGACCTGCAGGAAGGCATCACGCTCAACGAAGAAGTCGACGAAGTCACCGGCCTCTCGCGTTGGGTTGTGGCCGACGCTCCCGATGAGAAGCGTCAGCCCACCTTCGTGGTCAAGGGCTCCAAGGGCAGCAAGCGTTACCTGCTGCCGCGCGGCGCTCACCTCATGATCGAAGATGGTGCGGAAGTCGGCCCTGGCGATGTGCTCGCGAAGATCCCGAAGGAGTCGACGCGTACCAAGGACATCACCGGCGGTCTGCCTCGCGTGGTCGAACTGTTCGAAGCCCGCAAGCCGCGTGAAACCGCGATCATCAGCGAGATCGATGGCGTGGTTCGCTTCGGTGAAGTCACCAAGGGCCAGCGCAAGATCTACGTGACGGCTGACAACGGCGAGGAGAAGGAATACTCCGTGCCGCGCGGTACTCACGTCAACGTGCAGGAAGGCGAGCGTCTGCGTGCCGGCGATCCTCTCATGGATGGGCCGCTGAACCCGCACGACATTCTCGACGTTCTCGGCGAGAAGGAACTGCAGAAGTACCTGGTGAACGAAATCCAGGAAGTCTACCGTCTGCAGGGCGTGGCCATCTCCGACAAGCACATCGAAGTGATTGTCCGGCAGATGCTGCGCTGGGTCCGCATCGACGATATCGGCGACTCCAACTTCCTGCTCGAACAGCAGGTCGATCGCTTCCGCTTCAACGAGGAAAAGAACCGCGTGGAGAAGGAAGGCGGCCGTCCGCCGCAGGGTCGTCCGCTGCTGCTCGGCATCACCAAGGCATCGCTCTCGACCGACAGCTTCATCTCCGCCGCTTCGTTCCAGGAAACGACGCGCGTGCTGACGGAAGCTTCGATCAACGGCGCAATCGACAACCTGCGCGGACTCAAGGAGAACGTGATCGTCGGACGTCTCATCCCGGCGGGCACAGGCCTCGAGTACTACCGCAACGTCCAGCTCTCTCCGGAACTGGAAGAAGCGGCAGCCCGCGTCCAGCAGGAAGTTCACGCCGAGATCGAAGCTGCAGAGCGCGAACTGGAAATGATGCGCCAGGAAGGCGAAGCCGAAGAAATGGCCGCCGAATAAGCGCTTCCACTTACCTCAACCACAAAGGCCCGGCTTGCGCCGGGCCTTTGTGCTATGCCGATCCTATTCGAATTGGTTCATATCGGTGCCGGGTGCCGGATAACCCAGCTCTCGACACATGGCAACGATCTGGCCTTTGTGATGGAAGGCGTGGGTCAGAACATGATGCAGGATGAGCGCAGGGGTACGCACCGCCGAATCGCCATCGGGGAAGCGGAGTTCGGTGTCGGCATTGAGTTGCTGGTCCGTCAGCGTTGAAAGATACGTATGGGTCCAATCCTGGACCTGCTGCTGCAGAGGCTTGGCATCGCAAACGCGCGGACAGTCGGCGGGGTCTCGATCGATGTAGTTTCTGCCCTGGAGCGTGTGTATCCAAAACCCCTCGCAGTTGAAGATATGCACCACTTGTTGCCCAAGCGTAGGGATACCAAAGCTGGGCAACTCCTTGCCGTAGTCGCCGGGAGGGATTGTGGAAAGATGCTCGAGCAAGAGGTTGAGACTGGCATGCGTCCAGCCATGCAGCTTTCTGATTCCATCCAGAGTAAACAAGACCGTCTCCCTCGCAGAGTTGGTGTTAGCGAGCATCAAGGGGCATCGGCAAGGCCGAGCGTGCCGAATTCTCCTATTCCCTCGAGCAATTGGTGTTCCAAAGAGATGGAAACGGAAAATATTGAGCTCAAGCGGTTTGCAGGTGGCTTGGCTTGGATCAATTGTCCGAAATCGGACTCGCAGACCGAAACCGGACGGTGGCAGGTCAGAGGCATCAGTTCGGTCGAAGTGACGGGGTGAGGTCGCCGGAATCTGCTGCGATCCAGATGACGACCGCATCCTCGAATGTGCATTCAAGGCCGGGGCCCAGCTCATCGTCACCGGCGACAAGGACCCGCATACGCTCGGCGAGTTTCGCGGCATCCGGATCATTGCCGCTCGCCAATCTCTCGAGTTGCAGCACGAAGGCTGAGCTGATCACGCTGTCAGCTTTGCTACCATAATTGAGTCCGGGTCATCTGAAGAAAACAGAATGCCGAAAAGAGCACCCTCCCCGAACCAAGTTTCGCGACGCCCCGCACCGACTAAACCGCCAGTCCTGATGGAGCGTACGCAGCCCGTCATCGAGCGCCTTTCTGCCGCTCTCGGCGAACCGGTCTTCACTTACTGGAATTCCACCAAGGGCGCTATCTGCCAAAACGATGTCGCCGGCCTCTATGCCCTGGTCCGCGCGCGCGGCCATGTCGATCGCCTCTCCCTGTTCATCAAGTCTGATGGCGGTTCTGGCCAGGCCGCATTGCGCATGGTCAACCTGCTGCGCCGCTACGTGAAGCACCTCACCGTTCTCGCGCCGCTTGAGTGCCAGTCCGCCGCAACCATGCTGGCCCTCGGGGCAGATCGCATTCTCATGGGACCCCTCGCGCACCTCTCCGCGGTGGACACGTCGCTCACCCACGACCTCTCCCCCATCGACCGCGACAACGACCGTGTTAGCGTCTCGAATGACGAACTTCTACGCGTCATCCGCCTCTGGACCGAGCAGGCCAAGGATTCCACGCAGAATCCCTACCAGGCGTTGTTCCCCTACGTGCACCCGCTCGTCATCGGCGCGGTTGACCGTTCCAGCGCATTATCCACGCGCATCTGCGAAGAGATCCTCTCCTATCACATGACCGATCTCGATCGCGCGCGCGAAATATCCAATATCCTGAATGCCGGCTATCCGTCGCACAACTACCCCATCACGCTGCGCGAGGCCAGGCGCATCGGCCTGAACGTCGAGGCCATGGACGACTCCGTCAACGGCCTTCTCTTCGAATTGAACGAGATCTACTCCGAGATGGGCCAGAGCGCGTCAACCGACTACGACGAGCGCAACTCGCACGACAACAGTATTCTCAATCTGCTTGAATCAAGCGGCTTGCTCATCTACTTCCAGCTCGACAAGGACTGGCACTACCGCAGCGAAGAGCGCCGTTGGGTTCCGCTGAATGATAAGAGCAGCTGGCGCAAGGCGGAGATGGTGAAGGGCAAAGTCGTGATCTCGCAGCTCCACGTGCGCTGATCACGCACTTCAGGCATCGCCGCTAGGCTTCCTTGGTGCGCCCGGTATGTTTAGCCACATACATCGCGGCGTCGGCGGCGATGAGCAGGCTGTCGCGCGTGGTGCCGTCTTCGGGATACATCGCAATTCCGACGCTTACCGATCCATGCAGAACGTACCCGTCCAGGTGGAATGGCTCGTTGAAGCACCGCTCCAGCCGCGACGCAATCTCTTCAACGTCGCTGCGGCCGCGCGCTCCAGGAATCAACGCGGCAAATTCATCGCCCCCCAGACGTGCGAGCACATCGTCTGCTCGTAGCTGATGCTTCATACGAGCGCAGGCCTCTTGCAGATACATGTCACCAACCCGATGCCCATACACGTCGTTCACCTGCTTGAATTCGTCCAGATCAGCGTAGATGAGGCCGAATGCGCTTTCATGTTTTTTTGCGCGAGCGATGACCGCGCCAATCTGCTTGTCGAGCGAGAAGCGGTTGTGTACATCGGTCAGCAGGTCGTATTCCGAGCGGTGCACAAGATCGGTGAAAGCTTTCCTTGTCTCGATCGCCAGCGTCGCCAGCCGGGTTCCCTGGAAGAAAGCCTGTTGCTCTTCTACGCCGTGAGCGGTTCCCGGATCCATGGCAGCACACAGCACTCCGAGAGGTGCACCGGAACGCCCAGGAATTTCCTCGCGCACCATGCGCCGGCCGCCCGGATTCGACTGAAAGGATCCTACTCTCATCCCGTCGCTGAATTCGCACCAGCAGGGCGCGCCCCTAAGGCGGAAAGACGCCAACGCCGTGATCTCTTCCAGTAGATCGTTCAGTGGACGCAAGCCGTTGAGGTCCTCCAGAATGCGGCTGCGGCGGTGCTCAATTTCAGCGTTATGACGCGCCAGCGCAACTTCGGCTTCGCTCTTGGCCGCGAGGATCCTGCCTTGCCTCTCCACTTTCCTCTGCAGCATCCAGCCCCACAGGAAAAACGACACGAGGAGAACGAGCAGCAGTCCCACCATCTTGAGCAGGTTGGCCACTGTCAGCGGAGAAGGGTATGCCAGGAGTTCTACGTCATCGAAGGACCGGATCAGCAGGTCGAAGGGAACGTTAACATTGAAGGGATTTGAGTCTTCGAGGATGCAGATGCCGGTGACGCGGACGCGCGATCCCGTCGGGACATCCTTCATGCGGGGCACGATGGACACTCCGCCGCCCGAAGGCCCGGGGTGCCGGTAGATGGCTGAGAAGAGATGCCCCTCGCTCTGCAGCACGTACTCGTCTTGCGAGCCTTCCCGCACCTTCGCTACAACGTTCGCCTCGGTCGACACGAGGTCGAAGACATGGTGGCTTTGCGTTAATTCCCGCCACGTCACGCGCACAGGCTCGACGGGGGCAGCCTTGTGGCTATCGAGGATCTCTCCGTTCACAATGCGCAGGAAGCCGTCGTGAATGCCGGGTAGCCCCGTAGCTTCCGCGAAATCCCCAATCTGAACTCCGTCAGATGCCTTCGTATTCACCCATAGGCTGTGGGGGCCGTTCTGCAGCACCACCACCGAGCCCGGAATGAAGTACGTAACCGTTCCCTGAACGCGCACCCTCTCCGAAAGGTTCTGCACCCGGTAATTGGCCATGATCTCGCCCATCGGCGTGAGTGGAGCGGACCACGGGCTCACCTTCTGCGGCGTGATGACCTTCACCTGTGCGAGACTCTGCGTATGCAGGACGATCCCTGTCATCTCCATCTTGCCGTCAAACCGGCCGGAGACTGCCCCCGAGACTTCAACCTCCGCGTCCAATAATGCGGAAAGCGCGCCTGGTTCATTGGCTTCAATCTGAACTTCGGCTGTTCCGCCCTCCATCACCACCTGCAGCGTGGAGCTGGGCCGGTTGGAACTCAGGGTGATATCGGCCGAAGCGACGCGGCCTCGCACCCGAACGAAGCGGCAGTCGTAACGGGCATGGATAATTTCTTCGAATCTGGCGAGTAGCGGCTGGGGCAGGCGGGAATGCCCGATTAGGCTGATCTCAGCGTGGGCCACCAAAGGCCTAAAGCTCTCCTGTGTATTGCCGCGGATGTGAATTCGATCACCGGGGGAGAGGTTATAGGCCTTCAGCGGCTGTACAAAGATCGCCGCATCACCATCCTGCACGAACAGAGTGTTCTCGTAGCCCCGATAGAACGTAACCGTGGCGTCGAACTCGACGGGCAGATGAGCGGTAGCCTGTTCGTTTGTGAGCTTGTGGATGGCCTGCAGCGAAGTCAGAGGTGCCGCATGCAAGGCTGGCGCTATAGCCAGTCCCACCAACAATATCGTTCGCGAAATCCACTTCTGCATCTGATTGACCGCATCTCCCCATCCGATAAGATACCCGGCGTACGAACGCTCAAACACAGCAGCCTTATACGAATGCCCCTTCCGGGCATTGATGAAAGTGCAGTACGTGTTCTGAATCTTGCCGACCATCTTAAACATAGGTAATGCCCTTCCGTAATGACACCTTCGGGGTAGTACATCGTGTATCGGCTATTGCGCGAGAAGACAGCCGCCACCCCGGGGCGGGTATGATGGCAGTGCAGCCGAATAGGTACCACACCAAAGCTGCGCAATTCTGCGAGATTCCCTATGTCTGGCACTGGTACGAATGAAACGGTAGTCGCCACCGCCCCTGGTGGCGGCCTGCAATCCGTCCCCACCCGGCAGATTCGAGTCATCGGAGTTCCCCTCGATATGGGCGCCAGCCGGCGAGGCGTCGACATGGGCCCTTCAGCCATGCGCGTCGCCGGACTCGAAGCGCGGCTTGAGGCGCTTGGGCACCGGGTCACCGACGGCGGCAACATCAAAGTCGAAGTCCCCGAAACCCAGGCCCACGGCGCGGAGAACGCCCGCTACCTCAAGCAGATTGCCGAAATCTGCACCCGAACGGCCGACGCCGTCCTCAAGACCCTGGAAGAAGGCATGACACCGCTGGTATTGGGCGGCGATCACTCCATCGCGGCCGGGTCCATCTCCGGTGTCTCCGAGTTCTACCGCCGACGGAACCAGAACATCGGCGTGGTCTGGATCGATGCCCACTCCGACATCAACACGCCTGAGACCTCGCCCTCCGGCAATGTCCATGGCATGCCGCTCGCCGCGCTGCTTGGCCTGGGCCCAGATCTCCTCGGCAACATCTATGGGTACGCGCCCAAAATCCTGCCCGAGAATACCGTCCTCATCGGCGTGCGCGACATCGACGCTGCCGAACGCGCTAACATCAAGCGCGCCGGCGTGGGCGAGGTCTACACCATGCGCGACATCGACGAGCGCGGCATGCGCACCGTCATCGAAGAGGCCCTTCGCGCCGCCGGACGCGGCACCGCCGGCTATCACGTCTCGCTCGATATGGACTGGATCGACCCCGAAGACGCACCCGGCGTCGGTACGCCCGTCCGCGGCGGCGCTACCTATCGCGAGGCCCACTTGGCCATGGAGATCATCGCCGACCACGGTCGCCTGCTCAGCTTCGAGATGGTTGAGGTGAACCCCGTGATCGACGAGCACAACCGGACGGCCGATCTGGCTGTGGAACTGGCCTGCTCGGCGTTCGGGAAGAAGATCCTGTGACCATGTTTCTGTGTGTCCCATCCAAGCTCCGCTTGGGTGGGAAGGACGCATCCAACTTCGCGTAGCGTCGTCCAAACCTCAGTTCGTGTAGTGATGAGTCTCATTCCCCTCTGGAGGCATTCATCCATGAACGAATTCCCCAATCGTTCCCGTCGCTCATTCCTCACCAACGCAGTCCCCGCCGCCGGCCTCATCCTGCTACCCGGCGCAGCTTCACTCGCCGCCGAAGACAAGAAGAAAGGCGGAGGCGATGAAGACGTCTCCACCAACGAAGACCTCATGCGCGAGCACGGCATCCTCAAGCGCGTCCTCCTCGCCTATGACGAGATCATCCGCCGCGTCCGCGCCAGCCAGGACTTCCCGCCCGAGGCCGTCACCGCTGGCGCCACCATCATCCGCAAGTTCGTCGAGGACTACCACGAGAAGCTCGAAGAGGAGCACCTCTTCCCC from the Occallatibacter riparius genome contains:
- the rpoC gene encoding DNA-directed RNA polymerase subunit beta' — its product is MFRSNPFELTSPITDFDAIRIMLASPEKIRSWSHGEVTKPETINYRTFKPERDGLFCARIFGPVTDWECLCGKYKRMKHRGVICDKCGVEVTVSKVRRERMGHIELASPCSHVWFFKGLPSRIGHLLDISLRDLESILYFESYVVVDPGDAPVREREIIKDENKFRELDQQFRPSGFKAMMGAEAIKELLKRVNVDELAIELRERMKTEASAQKKIKYAKRLKVVEAFRKSSNKPQWMILDVLPVIPPELRPLVPLDGGRFATSDLNDLYRRVINRNNRLKKLMDLHAPEVIVRNEKRMLQEAVDALFDNGRRGRVLRGANNRPLKSLSDTLKGKQGRFRQNLLGKRVDYSGRSVIVVGPELKLHQCGLPKKMALELFKPFIYHRLEQTGHCTTIKQAKEMVEMQEPVVWDILEEVIKDHPVLLNRAPTLHRLGIQAFEPVLVEGKAIKIHPLVCTAFNADFDGDQMAVHIPLSPEAQIEASVLMLASHNILSPASGQPITVPTQDMVLGLYYLTKAHKGAKGEGRVFANTEEVLMALEAKELETLSPIRLRYTGKVLDMTTAYDDQDLTHTEAVDFDGDYINTTVGRVILNDALPAGMPFINGLLKKKGIGQLVNYCNQNLGLEVTVRMLDRIKSLGFQFATRSGLSVGLDDMVIPASKYTVVEEADRKVIEVQKQYMDGAITNGERSNKVIQMWSAVTDKVADEMFGNMKRADEEGAMNPIYIMADSGARGSKQQIRQLSGMRGLMAKPSGEVIETPITANFREGLTVLEYFISTHGARKGLADTALKTADSGYLTRRLVDVAQDVIVTEYDCGTSEGIDVTAIVESGEIIEPLRDRIIGRVSLEKIKDYDGNVVIEINQQIDEDIASAIQGAGVEKVKIRSVLTCESRRGVCALCYGRNLGSGRMVELGETCGVIAAQSIGEPGTQLTMRTFHVGGTASRVADQSRLDAKNNGTVRYFNLNTVESKDGSQVAMNRSGSIAIVDDRNREKERYVVVYGARLKVKDGDKVKLGDLLAEWDPYTYSILTEIGGTVQFKDLQEGITLNEEVDEVTGLSRWVVADAPDEKRQPTFVVKGSKGSKRYLLPRGAHLMIEDGAEVGPGDVLAKIPKESTRTKDITGGLPRVVELFEARKPRETAIISEIDGVVRFGEVTKGQRKIYVTADNGEEKEYSVPRGTHVNVQEGERLRAGDPLMDGPLNPHDILDVLGEKELQKYLVNEIQEVYRLQGVAISDKHIEVIVRQMLRWVRIDDIGDSNFLLEQQVDRFRFNEEKNRVEKEGGRPPQGRPLLLGITKASLSTDSFISAASFQETTRVLTEASINGAIDNLRGLKENVIVGRLIPAGTGLEYYRNVQLSPELEEAAARVQQEVHAEIEAAERELEMMRQEGEAEEMAAE
- a CDS encoding DinB family protein, with amino-acid sequence MFTLDGIRKLHGWTHASLNLLLEHLSTIPPGDYGKELPSFGIPTLGQQVVHIFNCEGFWIHTLQGRNYIDRDPADCPRVCDAKPLQQQVQDWTHTYLSTLTDQQLNADTELRFPDGDSAVRTPALILHHVLTHAFHHKGQIVAMCRELGYPAPGTDMNQFE
- a CDS encoding SDH family Clp fold serine proteinase is translated as MERTQPVIERLSAALGEPVFTYWNSTKGAICQNDVAGLYALVRARGHVDRLSLFIKSDGGSGQAALRMVNLLRRYVKHLTVLAPLECQSAATMLALGADRILMGPLAHLSAVDTSLTHDLSPIDRDNDRVSVSNDELLRVIRLWTEQAKDSTQNPYQALFPYVHPLVIGAVDRSSALSTRICEEILSYHMTDLDRAREISNILNAGYPSHNYPITLREARRIGLNVEAMDDSVNGLLFELNEIYSEMGQSASTDYDERNSHDNSILNLLESSGLLIYFQLDKDWHYRSEERRWVPLNDKSSWRKAEMVKGKVVISQLHVR
- a CDS encoding GGDEF domain-containing protein, coding for MFKMVGKIQNTYCTFINARKGHSYKAAVFERSYAGYLIGWGDAVNQMQKWISRTILLVGLAIAPALHAAPLTSLQAIHKLTNEQATAHLPVEFDATVTFYRGYENTLFVQDGDAAIFVQPLKAYNLSPGDRIHIRGNTQESFRPLVAHAEISLIGHSRLPQPLLARFEEIIHARYDCRFVRVRGRVASADITLSSNRPSSTLQVVMEGGTAEVQIEANEPGALSALLDAEVEVSGAVSGRFDGKMEMTGIVLHTQSLAQVKVITPQKVSPWSAPLTPMGEIMANYRVQNLSERVRVQGTVTYFIPGSVVVLQNGPHSLWVNTKASDGVQIGDFAEATGLPGIHDGFLRIVNGEILDSHKAAPVEPVRVTWRELTQSHHVFDLVSTEANVVAKVREGSQDEYVLQSEGHLFSAIYRHPGPSGGGVSIVPRMKDVPTGSRVRVTGICILEDSNPFNVNVPFDLLIRSFDDVELLAYPSPLTVANLLKMVGLLLVLLVSFFLWGWMLQRKVERQGRILAAKSEAEVALARHNAEIEHRRSRILEDLNGLRPLNDLLEEITALASFRLRGAPCWCEFSDGMRVGSFQSNPGGRRMVREEIPGRSGAPLGVLCAAMDPGTAHGVEEQQAFFQGTRLATLAIETRKAFTDLVHRSEYDLLTDVHNRFSLDKQIGAVIARAKKHESAFGLIYADLDEFKQVNDVYGHRVGDMYLQEACARMKHQLRADDVLARLGGDEFAALIPGARGRSDVEEIASRLERCFNEPFHLDGYVLHGSVSVGIAMYPEDGTTRDSLLIAADAAMYVAKHTGRTKEA
- the rocF gene encoding arginase; its protein translation is MSGTGTNETVVATAPGGGLQSVPTRQIRVIGVPLDMGASRRGVDMGPSAMRVAGLEARLEALGHRVTDGGNIKVEVPETQAHGAENARYLKQIAEICTRTADAVLKTLEEGMTPLVLGGDHSIAAGSISGVSEFYRRRNQNIGVVWIDAHSDINTPETSPSGNVHGMPLAALLGLGPDLLGNIYGYAPKILPENTVLIGVRDIDAAERANIKRAGVGEVYTMRDIDERGMRTVIEEALRAAGRGTAGYHVSLDMDWIDPEDAPGVGTPVRGGATYREAHLAMEIIADHGRLLSFEMVEVNPVIDEHNRTADLAVELACSAFGKKIL